In the Campylobacter sp. RM6914 genome, one interval contains:
- a CDS encoding fumarate reductase flavoprotein subunit has protein sequence MNVKYCDALVIGGGLAGLRAAVAAGEKGLSTIVLSLIPVKRSHSAAAQGGMQASLGNSKMSEGDNEDVHFADTVKGSDWGCDQQVARMFCQTAPKAIRELAAWGVPWTRITKGERSAIINAQKTTIVEKPEVHGLIHSRDFGGTKKWRTCYTADATGHTMLFAVANEALKHNVDIHDRKEAIALIHENNRCYGAIVRDLVTGEITAYVSKGTLIATGGYGRVYKHTTNAVVCEGIGAAIALETGVAQLGNMEAVQFHPTPIVPSGILLTEGCRGDGGILRDVDGYRFMPDYEPEKKELASRDVVSRRIMEHIRNGKGVKSPYGEHVWLDISILGREHIEKNLRDVQEICQIFNGIDPADEGPKGWAPILPMQHYSMGGIKTKPTGESPTLAGLFSAGEAACWDMHGFNRLGGNSVSETVVAGMIVGDYFADYCASHEIEIKTENIQKFVNKELDYMNELVNKDGKFNIFEIKNRMKDIMWEHVAIFRTGEGLEKAVKELEELYKQSLDVKVTNKTLFGNPELEEAYRVPKMLKLALCIAYGALLRTESRGAHYREDYTKRDDLNWLNRTLTSWKEGDTMPTVAYEPLDIMKMEIPPAFRGYGAKGNIIEHPDSAVRQAQVDEIRAKMEAEGKGRYEIQNTLMPYELQEKYKAPNERAGIGYE, from the coding sequence ATGAATGTAAAATATTGTGATGCATTAGTTATAGGTGGTGGTCTAGCTGGACTTAGAGCTGCTGTTGCGGCAGGAGAAAAAGGACTAAGCACTATCGTTTTAAGTCTTATTCCTGTAAAAAGAAGCCACTCGGCTGCAGCTCAAGGTGGTATGCAAGCAAGCCTTGGTAACTCAAAAATGAGCGAAGGCGACAACGAAGACGTACACTTTGCCGATACCGTAAAAGGTAGCGACTGGGGTTGTGATCAACAAGTGGCTCGTATGTTTTGTCAAACTGCACCAAAAGCTATTAGAGAGCTTGCCGCATGGGGCGTGCCTTGGACTAGAATTACAAAAGGCGAAAGAAGCGCTATTATCAACGCCCAAAAAACAACTATCGTAGAAAAACCTGAAGTTCACGGACTTATCCACTCTCGTGACTTTGGTGGTACAAAAAAATGGAGAACGTGTTATACAGCTGACGCTACAGGACATACTATGCTTTTTGCCGTAGCAAACGAAGCTTTAAAACACAATGTTGATATCCACGATCGCAAAGAGGCTATCGCATTAATCCACGAAAACAACCGCTGCTACGGAGCGATAGTTCGTGATCTAGTAACAGGCGAAATAACAGCTTATGTTTCAAAAGGAACATTGATCGCAACAGGCGGCTACGGTAGAGTTTATAAACACACTACAAATGCTGTTGTGTGTGAGGGTATCGGTGCTGCTATCGCCCTTGAAACCGGCGTAGCTCAACTTGGCAATATGGAAGCTGTTCAGTTCCACCCAACTCCAATCGTTCCAAGCGGTATACTTCTAACAGAAGGTTGTCGTGGTGACGGCGGAATTCTTCGTGACGTTGACGGCTATCGCTTTATGCCTGACTATGAGCCGGAGAAAAAAGAGCTTGCAAGCCGTGACGTTGTAAGTCGTCGTATCATGGAACACATCAGAAACGGCAAAGGCGTAAAAAGCCCTTACGGCGAGCATGTTTGGCTAGACATATCTATCCTTGGACGCGAACATATCGAGAAAAACTTACGTGACGTTCAAGAAATTTGCCAAATTTTTAACGGTATAGATCCAGCAGATGAGGGTCCAAAAGGTTGGGCGCCAATCCTTCCTATGCAACACTACTCAATGGGTGGTATTAAAACAAAACCAACAGGCGAGAGTCCAACTTTAGCAGGTTTATTTAGTGCTGGTGAAGCGGCTTGCTGGGATATGCACGGCTTTAACAGACTTGGCGGCAACTCAGTTTCTGAAACAGTTGTTGCTGGTATGATTGTAGGTGATTATTTTGCCGACTACTGCGCTTCTCATGAGATCGAGATAAAAACTGAAAATATACAAAAATTTGTTAACAAAGAGCTTGATTATATGAACGAGCTTGTTAATAAAGATGGTAAATTTAATATATTTGAAATCAAAAATCGCATGAAAGACATCATGTGGGAACACGTAGCTATCTTTAGAACAGGCGAGGGGCTTGAAAAAGCCGTTAAAGAGCTTGAAGAACTATATAAACAATCACTTGATGTTAAAGTTACAAACAAAACTTTATTTGGCAACCCTGAGCTTGAAGAAGCTTACCGTGTACCAAAAATGTTAAAACTAGCACTTTGTATAGCTTACGGCGCTCTTCTTAGAACTGAAAGCCGCGGAGCACACTACAGAGAAGACTATACAAAACGCGACGACCTAAACTGGCTAAATAGAACTCTAACAAGCTGGAAAGAAGGCGATACAATGCCAACAGTAGCTTACGAGCCACTTGATATCATGAAGATGGAAATTCCACCGGCATTTAGAGGATATGGTGCAAAAGGTAACATTATAGAGCACCCAGACAGCGCAGTTCGCCAAGCGCAAGTTGATGAAATTCGCGCAAAAATGGAAGCTGAAGGCAAAGGCAGATACGAGATACAAAATACACTTATGCCTTATGAGCTTCAAGAAAAATACAAAGCACCAAACGAAAGAGCAGGTATAGGATATGAGTAG
- a CDS encoding dynamin family protein, translated as MCEFLDQFWKHKLFLDKEKVIIADERILAVLVCADEENFDRFIALSEFRQILHSLGLRADVFSIQSAQIGIINALKNAKISKQKLLKNIKLIKDENIISNEKFIKLENFINNLSQELNFNHQTSESKHDFFHDKIEKLNEISKIITDLDKDGFFTQRAQNATQKIKELKFNVALTGVINSGKSSLLNALLGEKLLGTSNVPETVNLTILKHAKEPYANVNFWNEEELKQLEITPDNEHLNLVGSSKKIKKEELKNYTSAKTKISQTVKSVELYENLELLRDNICIIDTPGIDDAVFLREELVRRFMSECDLMVHLMNASQSTTQKDVEFIKNSLKNSHIVCLVVVLTHADLLSQKELSEVIEYTKKSMEKEGLRDVKFFSVSSKRYFEGKDDSGVSEFKEYLYETFFGEDNDKSKLSINAYKMELGAVADEFLRQCKTQLLTLNGSNLELNKNLNDIKEQKLALQNEIKNINETVKFELDKIDVDSLNSQFLLTLKGLANTIKDKVINENAYQKRQGKSDEKRINYIIQSALNDGILNAARLSRNEILRQITSCTDTLNLNFNDLNIKVDSKIFNIGEYLSKQNIVFDYVKICTDISKSLKQKDQSGVLSALDEFLKDKNIINFAKNLAIFEREKFQAQLDENLKTKQEKLSQNEKILSLELKNLNKTSEEFNEKLNQTIKLEAELEGIMKRLKDA; from the coding sequence ATGTGTGAGTTTTTAGACCAATTTTGGAAGCATAAATTATTTTTAGATAAAGAAAAAGTCATCATTGCAGATGAGAGAATTTTAGCAGTTTTAGTGTGTGCCGATGAAGAGAATTTTGATAGATTTATCGCGCTTAGCGAATTTAGACAGATACTGCATTCGCTAGGCTTAAGAGCCGATGTTTTTAGTATACAAAGCGCACAAATAGGCATAATAAACGCGCTTAAAAATGCAAAAATATCAAAACAAAAACTGCTAAAAAATATAAAACTTATTAAAGATGAAAATATAATCAGCAATGAAAAATTTATTAAATTAGAAAACTTTATAAATAATTTATCACAAGAGCTAAATTTTAACCATCAAACAAGCGAAAGCAAGCATGACTTTTTTCATGATAAGATAGAAAAATTAAATGAAATTTCAAAGATTATCACTGATCTTGATAAAGATGGTTTTTTTACCCAAAGAGCTCAAAACGCAACACAAAAGATCAAAGAACTAAAATTTAATGTCGCACTCACGGGAGTGATAAATTCCGGCAAATCAAGCTTACTAAATGCACTTTTAGGCGAAAAACTCCTAGGCACCTCAAATGTGCCTGAAACAGTAAATTTAACCATATTAAAACACGCCAAAGAACCTTATGCAAACGTAAATTTCTGGAACGAAGAAGAGCTAAAACAACTTGAGATCACGCCTGATAATGAGCATTTAAATTTAGTTGGTAGCAGTAAAAAAATAAAAAAAGAGGAGCTAAAGAACTACACTTCGGCAAAAACTAAAATTTCACAAACCGTAAAAAGCGTCGAACTGTATGAAAACTTGGAGCTTTTACGAGATAACATCTGCATAATCGACACTCCCGGCATCGATGATGCGGTGTTTTTAAGAGAAGAGCTTGTTAGGAGATTTATGAGCGAATGCGATTTGATGGTTCACCTTATGAACGCCTCGCAAAGCACGACTCAAAAAGATGTAGAATTTATAAAAAATTCACTAAAAAACTCACATATCGTGTGCCTTGTAGTGGTGCTAACTCACGCTGATCTGCTAAGCCAAAAAGAGCTAAGCGAAGTTATAGAATACACGAAAAAAAGCATGGAAAAAGAGGGCTTAAGGGATGTGAAATTTTTTAGTGTAAGCTCAAAAAGATACTTTGAAGGCAAGGATGATAGCGGCGTAAGTGAATTTAAAGAGTATCTTTACGAAACATTTTTTGGAGAAGACAACGACAAATCAAAACTAAGCATAAACGCCTACAAGATGGAACTTGGCGCTGTTGCAGACGAGTTCTTAAGACAGTGCAAAACCCAACTTTTAACTCTAAACGGCTCAAATTTAGAATTAAACAAAAATTTAAATGACATCAAAGAGCAAAAACTTGCCTTGCAAAACGAGATAAAAAATATCAACGAAACAGTTAAATTTGAACTTGACAAGATAGACGTAGACAGCTTAAATTCACAGTTTCTGCTCACTCTTAAAGGACTTGCAAACACCATCAAAGACAAAGTCATAAACGAAAATGCATACCAAAAAAGACAAGGCAAGAGCGACGAAAAGCGCATAAATTATATCATTCAAAGTGCGTTAAATGATGGAATTTTAAATGCCGCAAGACTTAGTAGAAACGAAATTTTAAGACAGATAACATCTTGCACCGATACTTTAAATTTAAATTTTAACGACTTGAATATAAAAGTGGATAGTAAAATTTTTAACATCGGAGAATATCTTAGCAAGCAAAATATCGTTTTTGACTACGTAAAAATTTGCACCGATATATCAAAAAGCCTAAAACAAAAGGATCAAAGCGGCGTTTTGAGTGCGCTTGATGAGTTCTTAAAAGATAAAAACATAATAAATTTTGCAAAAAATTTAGCCATATTTGAGAGAGAAAAATTTCAAGCCCAACTTGATGAAAATTTAAAGACAAAACAAGAAAAACTATCACAAAATGAAAAAATCCTAAGTCTTGAGCTTAAAAATTTAAATAAAACAAGCGAAGAATTTAATGAAAAACTAAACCAAACAATAAAGCTTGAAGCCGAACTTGAGGGGATTATGAAGAGGTTGAAAGATGCTTAA
- a CDS encoding OprD family outer membrane porin, which translates to MKLGKLSLVAAVALGCLASANAADNLAEALSNGKLSATLKATYADHTEKEGTADQNNENIFGVGVELGYVTDPLYGFRIGLTGQGWGSPFHVDQNSKMMNNKEWWANGFVLSEAYLGYAVGKTDIKAGRQYVVTPLVAGNYTRAFKEAFEGVTITNKDIPDTSLWAGWFYKFQGRSSVAMGSKIDAGKTHANDTTGRAPLFKDRVILGNLTGPNTAKFDDIYSVYIENKSLPGLKLTGAYAAVTDVELYPTTVAKNGDIDLYLAEANYVLPVADLLKLKFDLQWKGSRADGSLDAKNVNLDGDMLGVRVGVSDFYGFGASYAYTTVSDDDAVILGVGNGPGSYTAMPIRGPFIYTGFAGMDTHKFILNYDFSTIGVKGLKTALHYVTGEQDRLSKNTHGGSAFGKTAGQAAEIDGWAIQASYDIPSVKGLQASVTYTDLDRKATNASGNKEHDFGDKELWLQLSYKFNILN; encoded by the coding sequence ATGAAACTAGGCAAACTTAGTTTGGTTGCTGCTGTAGCTCTTGGCTGTTTAGCTAGTGCAAATGCTGCTGACAATCTTGCCGAAGCTCTAAGCAACGGCAAACTTTCTGCTACACTTAAAGCTACTTATGCTGACCATACTGAAAAAGAAGGCACTGCTGATCAAAACAATGAAAACATCTTTGGTGTTGGTGTTGAGCTTGGTTATGTTACAGATCCACTTTATGGATTTAGAATCGGTCTTACAGGTCAAGGCTGGGGATCGCCTTTCCATGTAGATCAAAATTCAAAAATGATGAATAACAAAGAGTGGTGGGCTAATGGCTTTGTACTTTCTGAGGCATATTTAGGCTATGCTGTTGGCAAAACTGACATCAAAGCAGGTCGCCAATACGTAGTTACTCCACTAGTTGCTGGCAACTACACTCGTGCTTTCAAAGAGGCATTTGAGGGTGTGACTATCACAAACAAAGACATCCCTGATACATCTTTATGGGCTGGCTGGTTTTATAAATTCCAAGGCAGAAGTAGTGTTGCTATGGGTAGTAAAATAGACGCTGGTAAAACTCATGCAAATGACACCACGGGACGCGCTCCACTTTTCAAAGATAGAGTAATCCTTGGCAACCTAACTGGACCAAATACTGCTAAATTTGATGATATTTACTCAGTATATATTGAGAACAAATCACTTCCTGGTCTTAAATTAACCGGCGCTTATGCAGCAGTTACTGATGTTGAATTATATCCTACAACGGTTGCTAAAAATGGCGATATCGATTTATATTTAGCAGAAGCTAATTATGTATTGCCGGTAGCCGACCTACTAAAATTAAAATTCGACCTACAATGGAAGGGCTCACGTGCTGATGGTTCACTAGATGCTAAAAATGTAAATCTAGATGGTGATATGCTAGGTGTGCGTGTTGGCGTTTCTGATTTTTACGGATTTGGTGCGTCATATGCATATACAACAGTTAGTGATGATGACGCGGTAATCCTTGGCGTAGGTAACGGACCTGGTTCATACACTGCTATGCCTATTCGTGGACCATTTATATACACAGGTTTTGCAGGTATGGACACTCATAAGTTTATACTAAACTATGACTTTAGTACTATTGGTGTCAAAGGTCTAAAAACAGCTTTACACTATGTAACAGGTGAGCAAGATAGACTATCTAAAAATACTCATGGCGGAAGCGCTTTTGGCAAAACAGCTGGTCAGGCTGCAGAGATAGATGGTTGGGCTATTCAAGCTTCGTATGATATTCCATCGGTTAAAGGTCTTCAAGCAAGTGTAACATACACAGATCTTGATAGAAAAGCAACTAATGCATCAGGTAATAAAGAACATGACTTTGGCGACAAAGAGCTTTGGCTACAATTATCTTATAAATTTAATATCCTAAACTAA
- a CDS encoding dynamin family protein: MLKNFINSYKSAYFKIFSDDFYGDFKRFEQALLEPKFHPSAELKNELRKLDLFLCEPAQVAIVGQFSSGKSTFLNALLGQNVLPTGVTPVTARLTHIKYGENFSLRVDYKNGKELNLNISEIEKFVDQRVFNDDVKDLCIYAPLEILKRVNFIDTPDLNSLSSSDTNITKEVLSDVCGVVWLSLIENAARASELSQINELVKSEEKSAICVLNQKDKLTKAELDNVMTHAKATFDGIFKEIIPISAKQANLARENGDEALANSSNFKAVLEAIENTFANEEIKQNFVLKKCKNISQELISEHEYFMQVYEKGMKILSDFDKNLEKNLALVKQNFSPKIEIAFNEIKQIAKVIADEIVSSMKPKKMRRFEHKKTILKGKKIDQIEYEIMSFDNDEIFSKLIYNDVKLAKFFRIYRQNLKNLQDELCTALSEIYENLESEFLIYKSEFEGVRKESAVHSDIEFATIRAYAGRIYELVLRDFEAIKFAKIQTLLLFFEKLNLKIITNYENAIKIAVHFIKEKIENSIVSHEKDPINFSVYIPSANEIYERVLISLNLYEFENEMLSNASFLNKILSSMRKEFKETKEAKEASLSHLKNHHETIMQELAGIKI, encoded by the coding sequence ATGCTTAAAAACTTTATAAATTCATATAAAAGTGCATACTTTAAAATTTTTAGTGATGATTTTTACGGGGATTTTAAACGCTTCGAACAAGCGCTTTTGGAGCCTAAATTTCACCCAAGTGCCGAGCTTAAAAACGAACTAAGGAAACTTGATCTGTTTTTATGCGAGCCTGCACAAGTTGCTATCGTCGGTCAATTTTCAAGCGGTAAGTCAACATTTTTAAATGCCCTACTTGGTCAAAATGTCTTGCCAACAGGCGTTACGCCGGTAACCGCTCGCCTTACACACATTAAATACGGAGAAAATTTTTCGCTTAGGGTTGATTACAAAAACGGCAAAGAGCTAAATTTAAACATATCAGAGATAGAGAAATTTGTCGACCAACGCGTATTTAACGACGATGTAAAGGATCTTTGCATATATGCTCCGCTTGAGATTTTAAAACGTGTAAATTTTATAGACACCCCTGACCTAAACTCGCTTTCAAGTTCAGACACAAATATCACCAAGGAGGTTTTAAGTGATGTTTGTGGGGTTGTGTGGCTAAGTCTTATTGAAAATGCCGCAAGAGCAAGTGAACTAAGCCAAATAAACGAGCTGGTAAAAAGCGAAGAAAAAAGCGCGATATGCGTGCTTAACCAAAAAGATAAGCTAACCAAAGCCGAGCTTGATAATGTCATGACGCATGCAAAGGCAACATTTGACGGTATTTTTAAAGAAATAATACCGATATCTGCAAAACAGGCAAATTTAGCACGTGAAAACGGCGATGAGGCTCTGGCAAATAGCTCAAATTTCAAGGCTGTTTTAGAGGCGATAGAAAATACCTTTGCAAATGAAGAGATAAAGCAAAATTTTGTCCTTAAAAAGTGCAAAAACATCTCGCAAGAGTTGATAAGCGAACATGAGTATTTCATGCAAGTTTATGAAAAAGGGATGAAAATTCTTAGCGATTTTGATAAAAATTTAGAAAAAAACCTGGCTCTTGTAAAGCAAAATTTCTCCCCTAAAATCGAGATAGCATTTAACGAGATCAAGCAAATCGCAAAAGTCATAGCAGACGAGATAGTCTCAAGCATGAAGCCAAAGAAAATGAGGCGATTTGAGCACAAAAAGACGATATTAAAAGGCAAAAAGATCGATCAAATCGAATACGAAATAATGAGTTTTGACAATGATGAAATTTTTTCAAAGCTGATCTATAACGATGTTAAACTAGCAAAATTTTTTAGAATTTACAGACAAAATTTAAAGAATTTACAAGATGAGCTTTGCACGGCCTTAAGTGAAATTTATGAAAATTTAGAAAGTGAATTTTTAATATACAAAAGCGAATTTGAAGGTGTCAGAAAAGAGAGTGCGGTGCATTCTGATATCGAATTTGCCACGATACGAGCTTATGCAGGAAGAATTTACGAGCTTGTGCTTAGGGATTTTGAAGCGATAAAATTTGCCAAGATCCAAACACTTTTACTATTTTTTGAAAAATTAAATTTAAAAATCATAACAAACTACGAGAATGCAATAAAAATCGCAGTTCACTTCATCAAAGAAAAGATCGAAAATTCCATTGTTTCACACGAAAAAGATCCGATAAATTTCTCCGTTTACATACCAAGTGCAAATGAAATTTACGAAAGAGTTTTGATCTCGTTAAATTTATATGAATTTGAAAATGAAATGCTATCAAACGCTTCATTTTTAAATAAAATTTTATCAAGCATGAGAAAAGAATTTAAAGAGACGAAAGAGGCCAAAGAAGCTAGCCTATCCCACCTTAAAAATCATCATGAAACAATCATGCAAGAGCTTGCTGGGATTAAAATTTAA
- the sdhE gene encoding 8-methylmenaquinol:fumarate reductase membrane anchor subunit, which yields MSNNKEFAFFPGCVLSQAAKESKMSLEAIAPILGITLHEIPGWSCCGASQAQCVDPIASLVANARNIALGEKMGMPILTTCSTCMLTLTKAKNTLDKGAKDRINTFLAEGNMKYEGNTEITSLLWVLYQNLDTLKAKVVNPLSNLKVALFYGCHSLRPERELTKESSTNPKSFEAVVEALGATIVPFEKRLDCCGFHASYPAGKSVRKMSSQIVGNADSNGADVVVTPCPLCQMQLDIYQERYQDENNSNIRKPIIHLSQLVGLALGLSNKELGLDLNIQDATRLVG from the coding sequence ATGAGTAATAATAAAGAATTTGCATTTTTCCCGGGTTGCGTATTAAGCCAAGCCGCAAAAGAGTCAAAGATGTCACTTGAGGCTATAGCTCCAATACTTGGTATAACACTACATGAAATTCCAGGCTGGAGCTGCTGTGGTGCTAGCCAGGCTCAATGTGTTGATCCTATAGCTAGCTTAGTAGCTAATGCTAGAAACATAGCACTTGGTGAGAAGATGGGTATGCCAATACTAACAACATGCTCAACTTGTATGCTTACCCTTACAAAAGCTAAAAACACACTTGATAAGGGCGCTAAAGATCGTATAAACACCTTCCTGGCTGAAGGAAATATGAAATACGAAGGCAATACAGAGATAACTAGCCTTTTATGGGTGCTTTATCAAAACCTAGATACTTTAAAAGCAAAAGTTGTTAATCCTCTTTCAAATTTAAAAGTAGCTCTATTTTACGGCTGTCACTCTTTAAGACCAGAACGTGAGCTAACTAAAGAGAGCTCAACTAATCCAAAGAGCTTTGAAGCGGTAGTTGAAGCACTTGGTGCTACTATAGTTCCATTTGAAAAAAGACTTGATTGCTGTGGCTTTCATGCTAGCTATCCAGCAGGTAAATCAGTAAGAAAGATGTCAAGTCAAATAGTAGGTAATGCAGATAGTAACGGAGCGGATGTTGTAGTTACTCCTTGCCCGCTATGCCAAATGCAACTTGATATCTACCAAGAGAGGTATCAAGATGAAAACAACTCAAACATTAGAAAACCTATCATTCACCTATCTCAACTAGTAGGTCTTGCCCTTGGTCTATCTAATAAAGAGTTAGGACTTGATCTAAATATACAAGATGCTACTAGATTAGTAGGCTAA
- the sdhB gene encoding 8-methylmenaquinol:fumarate reductase iron-sulfur subunit, with amino-acid sequence MKIIIDRFDGKKKYESTYELTSAEIESKTLLGVLLLIKQTKDVSLNFTASCRSAICGACAVRVNGHSYLACDTKMEELLEEYENPESMRISPLNNFRVITDLVVDWEPSIENLRKVKPTITPKSEFSEKTGCVQTQADVDAIKKQWDCILCGCCASECNKLEADASDYMQPFVFTHAYRAADDSRSKDPMIHLKPAIANGLWNCVHCQECVDRCPKGISSFGDIESLRVMAMKKGLNEGMGPAHAEAFLLDMVEGDGRLNEIKLALRSEGVLANTTKLDIAYNLMKAGKMNPLHIFGGEKIEGHAELVKMVEAARKAEKEGTIK; translated from the coding sequence ATGAAAATAATCATCGACCGTTTTGACGGAAAGAAAAAATACGAATCAACTTATGAATTAACTTCAGCAGAGATAGAGAGCAAAACGCTTCTTGGTGTTTTACTACTTATAAAGCAAACAAAAGATGTATCGTTAAATTTCACGGCATCTTGCCGCTCTGCTATATGCGGTGCTTGTGCGGTGCGTGTAAACGGACACTCATACCTTGCCTGTGATACAAAGATGGAAGAGCTACTTGAAGAGTATGAAAACCCAGAAAGCATGAGAATTTCACCTCTAAATAACTTTAGAGTCATAACTGACCTAGTAGTTGACTGGGAGCCAAGTATCGAAAATTTACGTAAAGTAAAACCAACTATCACACCAAAATCAGAATTTAGTGAAAAAACAGGTTGTGTTCAGACGCAAGCAGACGTGGATGCTATCAAAAAGCAATGGGACTGCATCCTATGCGGATGTTGCGCATCTGAGTGTAACAAACTTGAAGCAGATGCGAGTGATTATATGCAGCCATTTGTATTTACACATGCTTATAGGGCTGCTGATGATTCAAGAAGTAAAGATCCTATGATACATCTAAAACCTGCTATAGCTAATGGACTATGGAACTGTGTTCACTGCCAAGAGTGTGTTGATAGATGTCCAAAAGGTATAAGCTCATTCGGAGATATAGAGTCACTTCGTGTTATGGCTATGAAAAAAGGACTAAATGAGGGAATGGGACCTGCTCACGCAGAGGCATTCTTACTTGATATGGTAGAGGGTGACGGTAGACTAAATGAGATCAAGCTAGCCCTTAGAAGTGAGGGAGTATTAGCAAATACTACTAAACTAGATATCGCTTATAACCTAATGAAAGCCGGCAAGATGAATCCTCTTCATATATTTGGCGGAGAGAAGATAGAAGGACACGCAGAGCTTGTTAAGATGGTAGAAGCAGCTAGAAAAGCAGAGAAAGAAGGAACTATAAAATGA
- a CDS encoding fumarate reductase iron-sulfur subunit: protein MSRKITIRAFKYNPLSKISKPHFASYELEETPGMSLFIALNVIREKFDPDLSFDFVCRAGICGSCGMLVNGTPKLACRTLTKDYESGVIELMPLPVFKLLKDLSVDTGNWMNAMSKRVESWIHTDHEPQIAKLEEKVEPEVAQEVFELDRCIECGICVAACGTAIMRPDFIGAVGLNRVARFKIDALDKRTDEDFYELIGDDDGVFGCMSLLGCEDNCPKHLPLQSRIAYMRRKMAVQK from the coding sequence ATGAGTAGAAAAATAACTATTAGAGCGTTTAAATATAACCCACTCTCTAAAATTTCAAAACCGCATTTTGCAAGTTATGAGCTTGAAGAGACTCCAGGTATGTCATTATTTATCGCGTTAAACGTAATACGCGAAAAATTTGATCCGGATCTAAGCTTTGACTTCGTTTGCCGTGCGGGTATTTGCGGAAGTTGCGGTATGCTAGTGAACGGCACACCAAAACTTGCATGTAGAACACTTACAAAAGACTACGAAAGTGGTGTTATCGAACTTATGCCACTTCCTGTGTTTAAGCTATTAAAAGACTTAAGTGTAGATACCGGCAACTGGATGAATGCGATGAGTAAACGCGTTGAGAGCTGGATACACACAGATCATGAGCCACAAATCGCTAAACTTGAAGAAAAAGTCGAGCCTGAAGTGGCACAAGAAGTTTTTGAGCTTGATCGTTGTATAGAGTGTGGTATATGTGTAGCAGCATGTGGCACAGCTATCATGAGACCAGACTTCATCGGTGCAGTTGGTCTTAACCGTGTTGCAAGATTTAAAATCGACGCACTTGATAAAAGAACAGATGAGGACTTTTATGAGCTTATCGGTGATGATGACGGAGTGTTTGGTTGTATGAGTTTACTTGGCTGTGAAGATAACTGCCCTAAACACCTACCACTTCAAAGCCGTATAGCATATATGCGTAGAAAAATGGCGGTTCAAAAGTAA